A stretch of the Ananas comosus cultivar F153 linkage group 14, ASM154086v1, whole genome shotgun sequence genome encodes the following:
- the LOC109719940 gene encoding uncharacterized protein LOC109719940, with protein MEGSDCAPQRCPHCTGPLSKDMETSSWTVAPLIRDSFSMIGTAVGGTASTFYGFNHVMPVVRKWVKGPMWVHFLVGTPPVIVFSSACAGLAGGVVPALAQLVSSSYHAAISSSPSLARPPQHDDSSMHKTRSSSPL; from the exons ATGGAGGGGTCCGATTGCGCTCCGCAACGGTGCCCTCACTGCACGGGGCCTCTCTCTAAGGACATG GAAACGAGCTCTTGGACCGTGGCGCCGTTGATCCGAGACAGCTTCTCCATG ATAGGCACTGCTGTTGGCGGAACGGCAAGCACATTTTATGGTTTTAACCATG TTATGCCTGTTGTCAGGAAGTGGGTGAAAGGGCCAATGTGGGTTCATTTCCTTGTTGGC ACACCACCTGTGATTGTCTTCTCTTCAGCTTGTGCTGGATTGGCAG GAGGTGTTGTGCCGGCTCTTGCGCAGCTGGTCTCTTCATCATATCACGCGGCAATCTCATCTTCGCCCTCCTTGGCTCGCCCACCTCAGCATGATGATAGCAGCATGCACAAAACGAGAAGCTCCTCCCCACTGTAA
- the LOC109719911 gene encoding MKI67 FHA domain-interacting nucleolar phosphoprotein-like, producing the protein MGAKAKKALKKNLKKVSAQLTLSRRKNESSADFLPFEGGPGREIVEKEEPKKDTATVLYIGHIPHGFYEEQMEGFFKQFGKIKRLRLARNRKTGKSKHYGFLEFENPEVAKVVAEEMNNYLLFEHTLQIHPVPPERVHPKLWRGVSRRFIPLNWKEISRKQHNKEKTAEEHQKMVRGILKRDEKRRKRIKDAGIDYECPELVGLQPTAKKIKFDEEED; encoded by the exons ATGGGGGCGAAGGCGAAGAAGGCTTTGAAGAAAAATCTGAAGAAAGTTTCTGCTCAGCTCACGCTTTCTCGTCGCAAGAACGAATCTTCTGCcgattttttg CCTTTCGAAGGGGGTCCGGGGAGGGAAATAGTGGAAAAGGAGGAGCCGAAGAAAGATACTGCGACGGTTTTGTACATCGGGCACATTCCTCATGGGTTTTATGAGGAACAGATGGAAG GATTCTTTAAGCAGTTTGGGAAAATTAAGAGATTGAGACTTGCTCGAAACAGGAAG ACAGGAAAATCCAAGCACTACGGATTTCTTGAATTTGAAAACCCTGAG GTAGCCAAGGTCGTGGCTGAGGAGATGAACAATTACTTACTGTTTGAGCACACCCTTCAAATTCATCCGGTTCCACCAGAGCGCGTTCATCCAAAGCT GTGGAGAGGAGTAAGTAGGAGATTTATACCGTTGAATTGGAAGGAAATTTCACGGAAGCAGCATAACAAG GAAAAAACAGCAGAAGAGCACCAAAAGATGGTTCGAGGAATTCTAAAGCGAGATGAGAAGCGGCGCAAACGAATTAAAGATGCTGGAATTGATTATGAATGCCCAGAACTT GTGGGTCTTCAACCTACGGCGAAGAAAATCAAGTTCGATGAAGAAGAGGACTAG